A genomic stretch from Pieris brassicae chromosome 9, ilPieBrab1.1, whole genome shotgun sequence includes:
- the LOC123714179 gene encoding uncharacterized protein LOC123714179, which yields MVQSFSDFEQSKHVIADVIILGCSLPGIVTAHKLKKKFGDSMEIVVLDLATTRKNDSKCNVAFQEDREEEIKDDICEGTAKEKLDNVARYYLALYSKEFNIPLPDAIIAPDFFKSDLSKLFECTNGSVVECRDNFYDFDYLNFFERFELNQYQELLDQHMKGLFQSHKIDDESERRQLQYYDRTAMEEHLCNSLLFSSSRDIMRLTVRLVCGAPADSVSLLFYLHQCYRSASARNHLDGDNTKLREKLLGFCRKRLTSKLQQSVANITYPAETIKEIRSYSQEQVILNGIKGETSYICSLLAMALRPDQLKNIQMGSDLLSRKDYEIASMMCPGKARKFVIQYEDNFWRRYGYSGDILSLRGPIIWATERPRMSTTGSQEKFSALVGYLKVKDNIINNKEVVVDQLIRLFGEEAGDMVSYKETDIQDVFVPKCGDYVGLRKLTTIGCRLLEWGALDVFGEGDVAAALEAGHTAYLHLLSCLRPQAQTYEELSAGEWPTLYTDSTVSKWIAGINIMKGVRLSIYSTLFYVGFRILQSFMRK from the coding sequence ATGGTGCAATCGTTTTCTGACTTTGAGCAAAGTAAACATGTAATAGCTGATGTTATAATTTTGGGATGCAGCCTCCCAGGTATCGTTACTGctcacaaattaaaaaagaagtttGGGGATTCAATGGAAATAGTTGTTCTAGACCTTGCTACGACCAGAAAAAATGACTCCAAATGCAACGTTGCTTTCCAAGAAGATAGAgaagaagaaataaaagatGACATTTGTGAAGGAACAGCCAAAGAAAAACTAGACAATGTTGCTAGATACTACTTAGCTTTATACTCTAAAGAATTTAACATTCCCCTACCAGACGCAATTATTGCTCCGGATTTCTTCAAAAGCGATCTTAGCAAGCTTTTCGAATGCACAAATGGCAGTGTAGTTGAATGTAGAGATAACTTTTACGATTTCGACTATTTGAATTTCTTCGAAAGGTTTGAATTGAATCAATATCAGGAATTACTAGATCAACACATGAAAGGTCTCTTTCAGTCGCATAAAATAGATGATGAGTCTGAGAGGCGTCAGTTACAGTACTATGATCGAACTGCGATGGAAGAACATCTCTGTAACTCATTACTTTTTAGTTCATCCAGAGATATTATGCGACTAACAGTGAGACTTGTCTGCGGTGCTCCTGCTGATTCAGTATCTCTATTATTCTACTTACATCAATGTTACAGAAGTGCCAGTGCAAGAAATCATTTAGACGGAGACAACACAAAATTGCGAGAGAAGCTTTTAGGATTCTGTCGTAAACGCCTAACAAGCAAACTACAACAGAGTGTAGCCAACATCACTTATCCTGCTGAAACAATAAAAGAAATCCGTTCCTATTCCCAGGAGCAGGTTATTTTAAACGGAATAAAAGGAGAGACGAGCTACATCTGCAGTTTACTTGCAATGGCCTTGAGACCGGATCAGCTGAAAAACATACAAATGGGCTCGGACTTGTTGTCAAGAAAGGATTATGAAATAGCATCGATGATGTGTCCCGGAAAGGCGAGAAAATTTGTTATTCAGTATGAAGATAACTTTTGGAGGCGCTACGGTTATAGTGGTGATATTCTCAGTCTTAGAGGGCCAATAATATGGGCAACAGAACGCCCAAGAATGTCGACAACTGGTAGCCAAGAAAAATTTTCCGCGCTTGTTGGCTACTTGAAGGTGAaggataatataataaataacaaagagGTTGTAGTAGACCAGCTAATTCGATTGTTTGGAGAGGAAGCGGGTGATATGGTGAGCTATAAGGAAACTGATATTCAAGACGTGTTTGTTCCAAAATGTGGAGACTACGTAGGGCTCAGAAAACTTACAACGATTGGATGCAGACTTTTGGAGTGGGGAGCATTAGATGTTTTCGGTGAAGGTGATGTGGCAGCTGCTTTGGAAGCTGGGCATACTGCATACTTGCATTTGTTGAGTTGTTTACGACCGCAAGCGCAAACATATGAAGAACTCAGTGCCGGAGAGTGGCCAACATTATATACTGACAGTACAGTATCAAAATGGATTGCGggaattaatataatgaaagGTGTCCGTCTAAGTATATATAGTACTTTGTTCTATGTTGGATTTCGTATATTGCAATCGTTTATGCGTAAATAA